A window from Streptomyces sp. NBC_00271 encodes these proteins:
- a CDS encoding glycosyl hydrolase-related protein — MVRLYESPGRAGAGHLGPGLPVGRAEVSALLERRLHESDSAFGLRPFQILTRSPRPE, encoded by the coding sequence ATGGTGCGGCTGTACGAGTCCCCGGGGCGGGCGGGCGCGGGCCACCTGGGTCCGGGGCTCCCGGTGGGCCGGGCCGAGGTGTCAGCCCTGCTGGAACGGCGGCTGCACGAGAGCGACTCGGCCTTCGGGCTACGACCGTTCCAGATCCTCACGCGGAGCCCGCGCCCGGAGTGA
- a CDS encoding helix-turn-helix domain-containing protein, translated as MSTGDDVEQFAALLRRLKDRTDRSYGSLARRLNMNTSTLHRYCAGEAVPQDYAPVERLAAFCGATPEERLELHRLWLLAVTARQRSRAGERAAEPATAEEATEPTNAEGVPEPAGGRQTSGPDSRTALGAGGSADGIGGDGGGTSGAPRRLDASTSDAGASDAGLPTSDAPGPGSPEPTVQWAATRSTGRPWYRRRRTTAVAATATVLLVTLGSLSALSADRSHDNSAKATGRSRTTETDTSHHPSATATSPSPSPASASPSAGARATGSPEAKGGPSAGTTSDAPAPTGVPLSWTVDSQIWDGGCGYDYVIDKEPTQVPPPPVEQDAAVWAATQGAVPGRQTMVQISVQGKSSTAVVLEALRVRIVSRGTPVTGTAYAMGQGCGGGLTPRDFSVNLDINRPIPHARAVQFPYRVSAEDPEVLLVTATTETYDCKWYLELDWSSQGRTGTVRIDDHGRPFRTSSIKGLSHYWYGTNGHGVRQWVPTDS; from the coding sequence GTGTCGACCGGGGACGACGTCGAGCAGTTCGCGGCGCTGCTGCGCCGACTGAAGGACCGCACGGACCGGAGCTACGGCTCCCTGGCCCGGCGCCTCAACATGAACACCTCCACGCTGCACCGCTACTGCGCGGGCGAGGCGGTCCCGCAGGACTATGCCCCGGTGGAGCGCCTGGCCGCCTTCTGCGGAGCGACACCAGAGGAACGCCTCGAACTGCACCGCCTGTGGCTGCTCGCGGTGACGGCACGACAGCGGTCGAGGGCGGGTGAGAGGGCGGCAGAGCCGGCAACGGCCGAGGAGGCAACGGAGCCGACGAACGCCGAGGGGGTGCCGGAGCCGGCAGGTGGCCGGCAGACTTCGGGTCCGGACAGCCGGACGGCGCTGGGCGCGGGTGGCAGCGCAGACGGCATCGGTGGTGACGGGGGCGGCACGAGCGGTGCACCACGGCGACTCGACGCGAGCACATCCGACGCGGGCGCATCCGACGCCGGGCTGCCCACTTCCGACGCTCCCGGACCAGGCAGTCCCGAGCCGACGGTCCAGTGGGCTGCCACCCGCTCGACCGGACGGCCCTGGTACCGCCGTCGCCGCACCACCGCCGTCGCCGCCACGGCGACCGTGCTGCTGGTGACGCTGGGCAGTCTGTCGGCGCTGTCGGCCGACCGGTCTCACGACAACTCGGCAAAAGCCACCGGTCGGTCCCGTACGACAGAAACCGATACGTCACACCACCCCTCGGCCACAGCGACCAGCCCCTCCCCCAGCCCCGCGTCGGCCTCGCCGTCCGCGGGAGCACGGGCTACGGGGAGTCCCGAGGCAAAGGGCGGACCGTCGGCGGGCACGACGAGCGACGCCCCCGCGCCGACCGGTGTGCCGCTCTCCTGGACCGTCGACTCGCAGATCTGGGACGGAGGTTGCGGGTACGACTACGTCATCGACAAGGAGCCGACCCAGGTGCCCCCGCCGCCGGTGGAGCAGGACGCCGCGGTGTGGGCGGCGACGCAGGGGGCGGTGCCCGGGCGGCAGACGATGGTGCAGATCTCGGTGCAGGGGAAGTCGTCCACGGCCGTGGTCCTGGAGGCCCTCCGGGTCCGTATCGTCAGCCGCGGCACCCCGGTCACCGGCACCGCGTACGCCATGGGCCAGGGCTGCGGCGGCGGCCTGACGCCCCGTGACTTCTCCGTGAACCTGGACATCAACCGCCCGATCCCCCACGCGCGCGCCGTGCAGTTCCCCTACCGCGTCTCCGCCGAGGACCCGGAGGTGCTGCTGGTCACCGCGACGACCGAGACCTACGACTGCAAGTGGTACCTGGAACTCGACTGGTCCTCCCAGGGCCGCACCGGCACGGTCCGCATCGACGACCACGGCCGCCCGTTCCGCACCAGCAGCATCAAGGGCCTGTCCCACTACTGGTACGGCACGAACGGACACGGTGTGCGTCAGTGGGTGCCCACCGACTCTTGA
- a CDS encoding SpoIIE family protein phosphatase: MTSTDRLTLGNRSNTHEVSESAVAMLDERGTVFAWTQAAEQLLGYSAGDVVGRSAALVLPSSGETPTISAFIEQWRAHNDWSGTMTVRHRDGHMLDINHRISMVWGQDGTFRWLVSVTDIGTLSREARDGSVRESLLTHAPIGIIVRDPQLRCVWVNDTMESQDGISRDRRLDRRLTGSRPGFEAEALEAVMRQALRNGTTAVHEYRAWPAEDPRREHAFSASYFCLQDADGKTLGLCGISVDVTSSQRARERLAILSQASTRIGSTLDVMQTGQELADLAVPLLADYAYVDLGESIPFGEEPSPRIDTMSDRPTVFLRAGQASIHPGIPESTFARGETVFVPPASPLTSVLCTGRSHLEPVLDASPGTWVDRDPARAQKIREYGIHSLMIVPIIARRAVLGIALFLRTEDPVPFHEDDLLLAEELVTRAALSLDNARQYTREHTTALALQRDLLPRRLMGGEAVEAAWRYLPADAEAGVGGDWFDVIPLSGARVALLVGDVVGHGINAAATMGRLRTAVRTLADLELPPDELLTHLDDTFQRLAEQDADAADQTPTVVGATCLYAVYDPVTRRCTMARAGHPPPAIIDPQGGVTFPDLPTGTPLGIGLGVPFEAVELELPEGSLLALYTDGLIETRDHDIDVGMRRLGTALAQPGRSLEDLCTRATETFQGQAPSDDITLLLARTLSLSPTQVASWTLPNDPTAVPSARHLAARRLTEWGLEGLEDSTKLIVSELVTNAVRHSTGPIRLRLIQHQVLTCEVFDTDDCSPRLRRARANDESGRGLFLVSQLSRRWGCRTTSGGKVIWAEQNLDSAPSHVRASGAPGRGGIRR, from the coding sequence ATGACCAGCACTGACAGGCTGACCCTTGGTAACCGATCGAACACGCACGAGGTATCCGAGTCGGCGGTCGCGATGCTCGACGAGCGTGGGACGGTGTTCGCATGGACGCAGGCCGCCGAGCAGCTTCTCGGGTACTCCGCCGGGGACGTGGTGGGCCGGTCTGCCGCACTCGTGCTGCCGTCTTCCGGGGAAACGCCGACGATATCGGCGTTCATCGAGCAGTGGCGTGCCCACAACGACTGGTCGGGCACGATGACGGTGCGCCACCGCGACGGCCACATGCTCGACATCAACCATCGGATCTCGATGGTGTGGGGGCAGGACGGAACATTCCGGTGGCTTGTGTCCGTCACCGACATCGGCACGCTCTCCCGGGAAGCGAGAGACGGATCGGTGCGGGAGTCGCTTCTCACCCATGCGCCGATCGGCATCATCGTTCGTGACCCGCAGCTACGTTGCGTCTGGGTGAACGACACGATGGAGAGCCAGGACGGCATCTCCCGTGACCGGCGGTTGGACCGGCGACTCACCGGTTCACGGCCCGGCTTCGAGGCCGAAGCCCTTGAAGCGGTGATGCGGCAGGCGCTGCGGAACGGCACCACCGCGGTCCACGAGTACCGGGCGTGGCCGGCGGAAGATCCGCGCCGGGAGCATGCATTCTCGGCCTCGTACTTCTGCCTCCAGGACGCGGACGGCAAGACACTGGGGCTGTGCGGGATCAGCGTTGATGTCACCAGCAGTCAGCGGGCGCGCGAGCGCCTTGCCATCCTCAGCCAGGCCAGCACGCGTATCGGCAGCACCCTGGACGTCATGCAGACCGGGCAGGAACTGGCCGACCTTGCCGTGCCCCTGCTGGCCGACTACGCCTACGTCGACCTGGGGGAATCCATCCCGTTCGGCGAAGAGCCCTCGCCCCGAATCGACACGATGAGCGATCGCCCTACCGTTTTCCTCCGTGCCGGTCAGGCCTCGATCCACCCAGGAATCCCAGAATCGACCTTTGCGCGCGGGGAGACGGTTTTCGTCCCCCCGGCCTCGCCGCTCACCAGCGTTCTGTGCACGGGAAGGTCCCATTTGGAACCGGTGCTGGACGCCTCCCCCGGGACATGGGTCGACCGGGATCCAGCGCGGGCGCAAAAGATCCGTGAGTACGGGATTCACTCCCTGATGATCGTGCCCATCATTGCGCGGCGCGCCGTCCTGGGTATCGCGCTGTTCCTCCGCACCGAGGACCCCGTTCCGTTTCACGAGGACGACCTGCTCCTCGCCGAGGAGCTCGTCACCCGGGCCGCGCTGTCCTTGGACAACGCCCGCCAATACACTCGCGAACACACCACGGCCCTCGCGCTGCAACGCGACCTGCTCCCCCGCCGTTTGATGGGCGGCGAGGCGGTCGAGGCGGCCTGGCGCTACCTGCCGGCCGACGCGGAAGCCGGCGTCGGAGGCGACTGGTTCGACGTGATCCCGCTGTCCGGCGCCCGGGTGGCGCTCCTCGTCGGTGATGTCGTCGGACACGGCATCAACGCCGCCGCGACCATGGGCAGGCTCCGCACCGCCGTACGCACGCTCGCCGACTTGGAGCTGCCTCCCGACGAACTGCTGACCCATCTCGATGACACGTTCCAGCGACTGGCCGAGCAAGACGCCGACGCCGCGGACCAGACCCCCACGGTCGTAGGCGCCACCTGTCTGTACGCCGTTTACGACCCGGTCACCCGCCGGTGCACCATGGCGCGGGCCGGGCATCCCCCGCCCGCGATCATCGACCCGCAGGGCGGGGTCACCTTCCCCGACCTTCCCACCGGAACCCCGCTCGGCATCGGGCTGGGGGTCCCTTTCGAGGCCGTGGAGCTGGAACTGCCCGAGGGAAGTCTCCTCGCCCTGTACACCGACGGCCTGATCGAAACCCGCGACCACGACATCGACGTGGGAATGCGCCGCCTGGGCACCGCCCTGGCCCAACCCGGTCGCTCCCTGGAAGACCTGTGCACCCGAGCCACGGAGACCTTCCAGGGCCAGGCACCATCCGACGACATCACCCTGCTCCTGGCACGGACGCTCTCACTCAGCCCCACCCAGGTCGCCTCCTGGACGCTGCCGAACGACCCGACCGCTGTCCCCAGCGCCCGGCACCTGGCGGCCCGCCGGCTGACCGAATGGGGCCTGGAAGGTCTTGAGGACTCCACGAAACTGATCGTCAGTGAACTGGTCACCAACGCCGTCCGCCACAGCACCGGCCCGATCCGTCTGCGCCTGATCCAGCATCAAGTCCTGACCTGCGAGGTGTTCGACACCGACGACTGCTCTCCACGTCTACGTCGCGCACGCGCCAACGACGAGAGCGGCCGCGGCCTCTTCCTGGTCTCCCAGCTGTCCCGCAGATGGGGCTGCCGCACGACATCGGGCGGCAAAGTCATCTGGGCCGAACAAAACCTGGACTCCGCACCCTCACACGTACGGGCCTCCGGCGCGCCTGGACGAGGAGGGATCCGTAGGTGA
- a CDS encoding trypsin-like serine peptidase has product MPAAGNVSRNGTLFGGTRLVGTFFGSSSPTGTNWSCTGSVIDTPARNVILTAAHCGLGYSNNYIFVPKFIKGAGPDQQPYGIFHIQHIFIDPRYIPDKGHSSTKKPWSDLDTAFARVSANQRGQQLQDAVGGGLTFTRPAGYNHKDITVVGYPGKDHNGAGQAIKCTVPTEQLPGFRQMSMTCGGYYGGVSGSPWITDYQDDARSGHVIGNLGGYNGGGNDANVDYISYAPAFGSDAANLLADAIADRQPPSNLPPYQGIQAKLPGGAALWQHAKLLASGDYTGNRRSDMIVVWSDGEVTLYPGDGKGAFLPEKRLQAPNSTWTHAETITGGDFTGSDLSDLMVRWSDGEVTLYPDVSASGMSNEVRMAPSGSVWKNAIQISAGQFHNGKYATDLMVRWVDGELTLYTYVGAGTFGTEKRLLAPNDTWKNATLLTSGNFSGKANWDVLVRWVDGELDTYVATSTAGLGAEARMRDPNDLWKHDLVMTAGNYTPNGVNDDLIVRWSDGETTLYADTAHTSLGTENTLVYPGT; this is encoded by the coding sequence ATGCCGGCGGCGGGAAACGTCTCTCGGAACGGCACCCTGTTCGGCGGAACCCGCCTCGTAGGGACGTTCTTCGGCTCCAGCAGCCCCACCGGTACGAACTGGTCGTGCACTGGCAGCGTGATCGATACCCCGGCCAGGAACGTGATCCTCACCGCAGCACACTGCGGACTTGGCTACAGCAACAACTACATCTTCGTACCGAAGTTCATCAAGGGCGCGGGACCCGACCAGCAGCCCTACGGCATCTTCCACATCCAGCACATCTTCATCGACCCCCGCTACATACCTGACAAGGGCCATTCGTCGACCAAGAAGCCCTGGTCCGATCTGGACACCGCGTTCGCGCGCGTCTCGGCGAATCAGCGCGGCCAGCAGCTCCAGGACGCCGTGGGTGGAGGGCTGACCTTCACCCGGCCGGCCGGCTACAACCACAAAGACATCACGGTCGTGGGCTATCCGGGCAAGGACCACAACGGGGCCGGACAGGCCATCAAGTGCACCGTACCGACGGAGCAGTTGCCTGGGTTCCGTCAGATGTCGATGACCTGCGGCGGCTACTACGGTGGCGTTTCCGGCAGCCCGTGGATCACCGACTATCAGGACGACGCACGCTCCGGCCATGTCATCGGCAACCTCGGTGGCTACAACGGCGGCGGCAACGACGCGAACGTCGACTACATCAGCTACGCCCCGGCGTTCGGTTCCGACGCCGCCAACCTCCTAGCCGACGCCATAGCTGACCGGCAGCCACCGTCCAACCTGCCCCCGTACCAGGGCATCCAGGCGAAGCTCCCCGGAGGAGCGGCACTGTGGCAGCACGCGAAACTGCTGGCCTCGGGCGACTACACGGGCAACCGCCGCAGCGACATGATCGTGGTCTGGTCCGACGGCGAAGTCACCTTGTACCCCGGTGACGGCAAGGGCGCGTTCCTGCCGGAGAAACGGCTTCAGGCGCCCAACTCCACCTGGACACACGCGGAGACCATCACAGGCGGCGACTTCACCGGCTCCGATCTTTCCGACCTCATGGTGCGCTGGTCCGACGGTGAGGTCACTCTCTACCCGGACGTCAGCGCTTCGGGCATGAGCAACGAAGTCCGGATGGCGCCCTCCGGCTCCGTCTGGAAGAACGCGATTCAGATCTCGGCCGGGCAGTTCCACAACGGAAAGTACGCCACGGATCTGATGGTGCGCTGGGTCGACGGCGAACTGACCCTCTACACCTATGTCGGTGCCGGCACCTTCGGGACCGAGAAGCGCCTTCTGGCTCCGAACGACACCTGGAAGAACGCCACCTTGCTGACCAGCGGGAACTTCAGCGGCAAGGCCAACTGGGACGTACTCGTACGCTGGGTGGACGGCGAGCTCGACACCTACGTGGCCACCTCGACCGCGGGCCTCGGCGCCGAGGCCCGCATGCGCGACCCCAACGACCTGTGGAAGCACGACCTGGTCATGACGGCGGGCAACTACACGCCCAATGGCGTCAACGACGACCTGATCGTCCGTTGGTCCGACGGCGAGACCACCCTGTACGCCGATACTGCTCACACGTCCCTCGGTACCGAGAACACGCTGGTCTACCCCGGCACTTGA
- a CDS encoding DUF4232 domain-containing protein, giving the protein MRATTRLTAGLGVLLVGLAVTACGHEAGENGTATPASGVASPSVPSVTSSATSSEAPNPTECRTGSLTWTLVLLPTQSSSRRNALLTAANKGPKTCVFAGYPGFSVHNGKANSIEGVGHGHPKPVTLHKGAKVTVDLQYTPSGAKGAGDYCVKEGEALVSAPHNPDRERTNVPVMDTHHAAAQIDACGDSISLSLPHDTTAPATTTR; this is encoded by the coding sequence ATGCGAGCGACCACACGTCTCACCGCCGGGTTGGGTGTGCTCCTGGTGGGCCTGGCCGTAACGGCCTGTGGCCACGAAGCCGGAGAGAACGGGACCGCCACTCCCGCGAGTGGCGTGGCGAGTCCGTCCGTTCCGTCCGTCACTTCATCCGCCACGTCCTCCGAGGCGCCGAACCCCACCGAGTGCCGAACCGGTTCTTTGACGTGGACGCTGGTACTGCTCCCCACGCAAAGCAGTAGTCGGCGCAACGCGCTCTTGACCGCTGCCAACAAGGGGCCCAAGACCTGCGTGTTCGCCGGTTACCCGGGATTCAGCGTCCACAACGGCAAGGCGAACAGCATTGAGGGCGTCGGCCACGGACACCCCAAGCCGGTCACTCTGCACAAGGGGGCAAAAGTGACGGTCGACCTTCAATACACGCCCAGCGGTGCGAAAGGCGCCGGCGATTACTGCGTCAAGGAGGGCGAAGCGCTGGTCTCGGCACCGCACAACCCCGACCGTGAGCGCACGAACGTCCCAGTCATGGACACACATCATGCAGCGGCACAGATCGATGCCTGCGGTGACTCCATCTCCCTGTCACTACCGCATGACACGACGGCACCCGCAACCACCACGAGATGA
- a CDS encoding response regulator yields the protein MARPTTDQAAAPRATDRIRVIVVDDHTVMRAGVVALLASEPGIAIVGEAGNGREAVELVQSLAPDLALIDLRMPVLDGVAATAEIVAGRTSTRVLILTTYDTDVEIERAVEAGAIGYLLKDTTREQLVDAIRAAARGETVLAPKVAERLVARMRRPAPVALTGRELDVLNAVADGLSNAEIGKRLVIGEATVKTHLLRVFAKLDVSDRTHAVVVALERGLLVRPDREAL from the coding sequence ATGGCCCGACCGACGACCGACCAGGCGGCCGCGCCGCGGGCAACGGACAGGATCCGTGTGATCGTGGTGGACGACCACACCGTGATGCGGGCGGGAGTCGTCGCCCTCCTGGCGTCCGAGCCCGGAATCGCCATCGTCGGAGAGGCGGGCAACGGCAGGGAGGCCGTCGAACTCGTCCAGAGCCTCGCGCCCGACCTGGCCCTCATCGACCTGCGTATGCCCGTCCTTGACGGCGTCGCCGCGACCGCGGAGATCGTCGCCGGCAGGACATCGACCCGGGTGCTGATCCTCACCACCTACGACACGGATGTGGAGATCGAGCGCGCCGTCGAGGCCGGAGCCATCGGCTACCTCCTGAAAGACACCACGCGCGAGCAACTGGTCGACGCCATCAGAGCCGCGGCCCGCGGTGAGACGGTTCTGGCCCCGAAGGTGGCCGAACGCCTCGTCGCCCGCATGCGCCGCCCGGCCCCCGTGGCGCTGACCGGCCGAGAACTGGACGTCCTGAACGCGGTGGCCGACGGTCTCTCCAACGCCGAGATCGGCAAACGCCTGGTCATCGGCGAGGCGACGGTGAAGACCCACCTCCTGCGCGTCTTCGCCAAACTGGACGTCAGCGACCGTACCCACGCGGTGGTCGTGGCCCTGGAACGCGGACTGCTCGTACGCCCGGACCGGGAGGCGCTCTGA
- a CDS encoding sensor histidine kinase: MKQRPQPDDRHSLGPLHLWNTISWVVLGLLPTAVAVLDAAEAKKYGSLGLLALITLCYVLVLAPPRKPVLRPEVFLGLLALVEGGVSYQLGGAAAFYIVSLPHFWIFARNPRSSLVLSGFGAATTVFGGTLRQGWSPQFLTGNVVFTVVAYGAGVVLGLWVHRFMSQSNARAEQLASELHSAQEQLAEAYQRQGAAAERERIAREIHDTLAQGFASIIVLAEAARDANGTDADTCDQQLLSIVRTARENFAEARVLVGSAPQSGVAPGSVATTLRRTLDRFIQDTGLTVTADLADVDCDQTTRIALLRCTQESLANVRKHAAATTVGVVLARPPHGIELEITDDGRGFVPDEAQGFGLAGMRKRLAELDGDFTVTSSLGDGTRILATIPTNSQD; the protein is encoded by the coding sequence ATGAAGCAGCGGCCGCAGCCCGACGACCGTCACTCCCTGGGCCCGCTCCACCTCTGGAACACCATCTCCTGGGTCGTCCTTGGCCTGTTGCCCACGGCCGTCGCCGTACTCGACGCGGCCGAGGCGAAGAAGTACGGGTCGTTGGGTCTGCTGGCGCTGATCACCCTGTGCTACGTGCTCGTCCTGGCTCCGCCGCGCAAGCCGGTGCTGCGCCCCGAGGTCTTCCTGGGACTGCTCGCGCTGGTGGAGGGCGGCGTCTCCTACCAGCTGGGCGGCGCGGCGGCGTTCTACATCGTGTCCCTGCCGCACTTCTGGATCTTTGCCCGCAACCCGAGGTCCTCTCTCGTGCTGAGCGGCTTCGGCGCGGCGACCACCGTCTTCGGCGGCACCCTGCGTCAGGGCTGGAGCCCCCAGTTCCTCACCGGGAACGTCGTCTTCACCGTGGTCGCCTACGGCGCGGGCGTCGTCCTCGGCCTGTGGGTGCACCGCTTCATGAGTCAGAGCAACGCCCGCGCCGAGCAACTGGCCTCCGAACTGCACAGTGCACAGGAGCAGTTGGCGGAGGCCTACCAGCGGCAGGGAGCGGCGGCCGAACGCGAGCGCATCGCCCGCGAGATCCACGACACCCTCGCCCAGGGGTTCGCCTCCATCATCGTCCTCGCGGAGGCCGCCCGCGACGCGAACGGCACCGACGCCGACACGTGCGACCAGCAACTGCTGTCGATCGTGCGGACAGCGCGCGAGAACTTCGCCGAGGCGCGCGTGCTGGTCGGCTCCGCCCCGCAGAGCGGAGTCGCCCCGGGCTCGGTGGCCACCACGCTGCGTCGGACCCTGGACCGCTTCATCCAGGACACGGGGCTCACCGTCACCGCGGACTTGGCCGACGTCGACTGCGACCAGACGACCCGCATCGCACTGTTGCGCTGCACCCAGGAGTCTCTTGCCAATGTGCGCAAGCATGCGGCCGCCACCACGGTGGGCGTCGTCCTGGCCCGGCCTCCGCACGGCATCGAACTGGAAATCACCGACGACGGCCGCGGTTTCGTGCCGGACGAGGCCCAGGGCTTCGGCCTCGCCGGCATGCGCAAGCGGCTGGCCGAACTCGACGGCGACTTCACGGTCACCAGCTCCCTCGGAGACGGAACGCGCATCCTCGCCACGATCCCCACGAACAGTCAGGACTGA
- a CDS encoding MMPL family transporter — MKNLPVRMARWSAGHPWRAIVSWLLFVVLCLGVGITVGGNPATTEDFRIGEAGRAEALAAEGGLQQRPVERVLITARPGSGRLDLTAADAAAKDVADRMRGLDEVRSVADPVHAANGTAVRVDVTMNGPELEGKKHVAPLLAQTAAVRKANPDLRVEETGSPSISEGVDKLRGDDLSRTEVIALPVTLITLLLVFSSIVMALVPLLLALSSIAAAIGLSMLASHVFPDAGVGTNVILLIGLAVGVDYTLFYLKREREERARAGGRLSPQAVVELAAATSGRAVILSGLAVAVSSATLFLADDVIFSSIATGAIVVTLVAVLSSLTVLPALLAKLGERAERRAVRREARAVKRGRTPRPRKQPKTGAGRLTTAVLSLVGKRPAAALTVTVIAMLALAAPVLGLKLTDMGRETHSRSIAAMQVYDRLNASFPELKSMHQVVVRADANRSSEVTAALRELAADVKDDARLSGTSQLFTSPDKRISMLQLQVPYYVSTDQAQSSLKDIRRTYVPETVGKVAGTETAVTGDVARYTDYPTHQQQKLPLIIGALLLVTFVMTVWAFRSLVLALVGVLLNLLSAAASLGVLVLVFQDTWAEGLLDFDSTGSIGSRVPLFLFVILFGLSMDYQVFVISRVREAALNGVPTRKAVIDGIGSSAGVVTSAAVVMVTVFASFAALHLIEMKQIGFSLAVAVLLDAFVIRMLMLPALMLLLGEANWWPSHGIRKARDTTPAPRTLEKVS, encoded by the coding sequence ATGAAGAATCTCCCCGTTCGCATGGCTCGTTGGAGCGCCGGGCACCCCTGGCGCGCGATTGTCTCCTGGCTGCTGTTCGTGGTCCTCTGCTTAGGCGTGGGCATCACGGTCGGCGGCAACCCGGCCACCACGGAGGACTTCCGTATCGGTGAGGCGGGCCGGGCGGAAGCGCTGGCCGCCGAGGGCGGGCTGCAGCAGCGCCCCGTCGAACGCGTTCTGATCACCGCGCGGCCCGGGTCCGGCCGCCTGGACCTGACCGCCGCCGACGCCGCCGCGAAGGACGTGGCCGACCGGATGCGCGGGCTTGACGAGGTCCGCTCGGTGGCCGACCCCGTGCACGCGGCGAACGGCACCGCCGTCCGCGTCGACGTCACCATGAACGGCCCCGAGCTGGAAGGGAAGAAGCACGTCGCCCCGCTGCTCGCGCAGACCGCCGCCGTGCGGAAGGCCAACCCGGATCTGCGGGTGGAGGAGACCGGATCCCCCTCCATCAGCGAGGGCGTCGACAAACTGCGCGGCGACGACCTCTCCCGCACCGAGGTGATCGCCCTGCCGGTCACCCTGATCACCCTGTTGCTGGTCTTCAGCTCCATCGTGATGGCGCTCGTACCGCTGCTGCTCGCGCTCTCCTCGATCGCCGCGGCCATCGGCCTGTCGATGCTGGCCTCGCACGTCTTCCCGGACGCCGGCGTCGGCACCAACGTCATCCTGCTCATCGGCCTGGCCGTCGGCGTCGACTACACGCTCTTCTACCTCAAGCGCGAACGGGAGGAGCGGGCCCGGGCCGGCGGCCGGCTCAGCCCGCAGGCCGTCGTCGAACTCGCCGCGGCCACGTCGGGACGGGCCGTCATACTCTCCGGTCTCGCCGTCGCCGTCTCCAGCGCCACGCTGTTCCTCGCGGACGACGTGATCTTCTCCTCGATCGCGACCGGCGCGATCGTCGTCACCCTGGTCGCCGTGCTCAGCTCGCTGACCGTCCTGCCGGCCCTGCTCGCCAAGCTCGGCGAGCGAGCCGAGCGCCGCGCCGTGCGCAGGGAGGCCCGGGCCGTGAAGCGCGGTAGGACGCCCCGGCCGCGGAAGCAGCCCAAGACCGGTGCGGGCCGCCTCACCACGGCGGTGCTGAGTCTCGTCGGGAAGCGCCCCGCCGCCGCGCTGACCGTCACCGTCATCGCCATGCTCGCCCTCGCCGCCCCGGTGCTCGGCCTGAAACTGACCGACATGGGCCGTGAGACACACTCACGCTCCATCGCGGCCATGCAGGTGTACGACCGCCTCAACGCGTCCTTCCCCGAGCTGAAGTCCATGCACCAGGTCGTCGTACGAGCCGACGCCAACCGCTCGTCCGAGGTGACCGCCGCCCTGCGCGAGCTCGCGGCGGACGTCAAGGACGATGCCCGACTGAGCGGCACCTCACAGCTGTTCACCTCGCCGGACAAACGCATCAGCATGCTCCAGCTCCAGGTGCCGTACTACGTGAGCACCGACCAGGCCCAGTCGTCCCTCAAGGACATCCGCAGGACCTACGTCCCCGAGACCGTCGGCAAGGTCGCCGGCACCGAGACCGCGGTGACCGGAGACGTCGCCCGCTACACCGACTACCCCACGCATCAGCAGCAGAAGCTGCCGCTGATCATCGGAGCCCTGCTGCTCGTCACCTTCGTCATGACGGTGTGGGCGTTCCGCTCGCTGGTCCTCGCACTGGTCGGCGTACTGCTCAACCTTTTGTCGGCCGCCGCCTCGCTCGGCGTGCTGGTCCTCGTCTTCCAGGACACGTGGGCCGAGGGGCTGCTCGACTTCGACTCCACCGGTTCGATCGGCTCCCGGGTGCCGCTGTTCCTCTTCGTCATCCTCTTCGGGCTGTCCATGGACTACCAGGTGTTCGTGATCAGCCGGGTGCGTGAGGCCGCTCTGAACGGGGTTCCGACCCGCAAGGCCGTGATCGACGGCATCGGCAGCTCGGCCGGTGTGGTCACCAGCGCCGCCGTCGTGATGGTGACCGTGTTCGCGAGCTTCGCCGCACTGCATCTGATCGAGATGAAGCAGATCGGATTCAGTCTGGCGGTCGCCGTACTCCTCGACGCCTTCGTCATTCGGATGCTGATGCTGCCCGCGCTCATGCTGCTGCTGGGCGAGGCCAACTGGTGGCCCTCACACGGGATCCGCAAGGCCCGCGACACGACCCCCGCCCCCCGCACCCTCGAAAAAGTAAGCTGA